Proteins co-encoded in one Medicago truncatula cultivar Jemalong A17 chromosome 8, MtrunA17r5.0-ANR, whole genome shotgun sequence genomic window:
- the LOC25500781 gene encoding BAG family molecular chaperone regulator 6, translated as MIPGYRNMDSYPFQRNQIPFPYYHHPSMEPVPPQMTKSPFPYEQPWPYASNYNHPIPPHFCYGHNNYPCYNSHIPSYPPHVPSPSPMYYSGGCPSFFGPYYPQSHYNMELPRYEYDKYMPREHHCCGCSNHSCSQKEDKSVKVEEQKPDVGKKENDAMVPIQFRNFPYPLAWIQPEYYGNKQPESFKVDEQDKLLHDKRPNADVQPKVEPRMWSGWLPFDVKGDPNMFRDGDGIRSLEKETDSKKEEAENGRMEQKHQSDQKRSEFPFPFFLFPYYNNQEEGGKAKSDDVKFTDRSVSDITEKANNQRSIPVKQIESNHEKNDLHGSGKREMNDAKENVTKKDSNSMSKRRPTSPPKGSKLPPVCLRVDPLPRKKNGNGSSRSPSPPASKEHLKATSFGSKNIPLRDIKDRTEPNSDSKSAPKASEEVAPEMKTTQACQNKTNDKKEEKGAENITGESSEHSTEDRNTTTNEGGKSGRRVLSDADAAVLIQAVYRGYLVRKWEPLKKLRQIGEVSKEVTDVRAHVQAFEGHSDFQNDNKQKIAIGETIMRLLLKLDTIQGLHPSLREIRKSLARELVTLQEKLDSITVKNPCQQPHEDAKDPVEVTSLNVQNEKLNQEQQEEKVASEKDSSEGTSDGSPKEQFCMKDDDGRSESRSHVDSASSERTKPHVDSALSERTKTTMLPNGLINEDSSPVMAADASDSTSDLVDKTDLECKSKSEVIDIPIVVDKLDTTALKDSPVGANDDNISDNSASEGLDSDMHALKELPVGVLDEDTATFEGTNTSGNVQSEVHAENEVFIEELPVGVLDEETAISKETNTSETEVQAGNEVFIEELPVGVLDEDTATSEETNTSENEVQAGNEVFIKELPVGLLVEDPEKFEVEISKHDAKDTQLEQPRVEEKEDVKSSEESDGWVKIEFQKEDDGHIADTPIDTEESGIGIDSKLPPLEISDHGNQEANDLDIIMMNEKEPEEKLAQQETKADVQDTADREPTGTKTKVSADLNGDMRLLEENEKLRKLMKELLEAGNEQISVISTLTGRVKDLEKKLAKTKRSKKVRTKRHKPVTPKMSWSMSCSNSSE; from the exons ATGATTCCTGGATACAGAAACATGGACTCATACCCATTTCAAAGAAACCAAATACCATTCCCTTATTATCACCATCCAAGCATGGAACCTGTTCCTCCTCAAATGACCAAATCACCCTTCCCTTATGAACAACCTTGGCCTTATGCTAGCAATTATAACCACCCTATACCACCACATTTCTGCTATGGCCACAATAATTACCCTTGTTACAATAGTCACATACCTTCTTATCCTCCTCATGTTCCCTCTCCATCACCAATGTACTACTCTGGAGGTTGTCCTTCATTCTTTGGCCCTTATTATCCACAATCACATTATAACATGGAGCTTCCGAGATACGAGTATGATAAATATATGCCAAGGGAACATCATTGTTGTGGCTGTTCTAATCATTCATGCAGCCAAAAGGAAGACAAATCTGTGAAGGTGGAAGAGCAAAAACCTGATGTTGGTAAGAAAGAGAATGATGCTATGGTTCCAATTCAGTTTAGGAATTTTCCATACCCTTTGGCTTGGATTCAACCAGAGTATTATGGTAACAAACAACCGGAAAGTTTTAAGGTGGATGAGCAGGATAAATTGTTACATGATAAAAGGCCAAATGCTGATGTGCAGCCAAAAGTTGAGCCAAGAATGTGGAGTGGATGGTTGCCCTTTGATGTGAAGGGTGATCCGAACATGTTTCGTGATGGAGATGGAATAAGAAGCCTTGAGAAGGAAACTGATAGCAAAAAAGAGGAGGCTGAAAATGGAAGAATGGAACAGAAACATCAGAGTGATCAAAAGAGATCCGAGTTTCCATTTCCGTTCTTTCTGTTTCCTTACTACAATAATCAAGAGGAAGGAGGAAAGGCCAAATCAGATGATGTTAAATTCACAGACAGAAGTGTTTCGGATATTACCGAGAAAGCGAATAACCAGAGAAGCATTCCTGTGAAGCAGATAGAGTCAAATCATGAGAAAAATGACTTACATGGAAGTGGGAAGAGAGAAATGAATGATGCCAAAGAGAATGTGACAAAAAAAGACTCTAACTCGATGAGTAAACGACGACCAACATCTCCGCCTAAGGGATCCAAGTTACCTCCTGTTTGTCTGAGAGTTGATCCATTGCCAAGGAAGAAAAATGGAAATGGGAGTTCAAGGTCTCCAAGTCCACCTGCTTCAAAAGAACACTTGAAAGCAACATCTTTTGGATCAAAGAACATTCCTTTGAGAGACATCAAAGACAGGACTGAACCAAATTCAGATAGTAAGAGTGCACCAAAGGCTAGTGAGGAGGTTGCACCAGAGATGAAAACTACTCAAGCGTGCCAAAACAAGACAAATGATAAGAAGGAAGAGAAAGGGGCGGAAAATATTACAGGGGAGTCTTCAGAACACTCTACAGAAGATAGAAACACAACAACTAATGAAGGTGGTAAAAGTGGAAGACGAGTTCTGTCGGATGCAGATGCTGCTGTTTTGATACAAGCTGTTTATCGCGGTTATCTAGTAAGAAAATGGGAGCCTTTAAAGAAATTGAGGCAGATAGGTGAAGTCAGTAAGGAGGTGACCGATGTTAGGGCACATGTTCAAGCTTTTGAAGGTCATTCTgattttcaaaatgataacaagcaaaaaattgcaattggtgaaactataatGAGACTGTTGCTGAAGTTAGATACTATACAG GGTTTGCATCCAAGTTTGAGGGAAATCAGAAAGTCCCTGGCAAGAGAGCTTGTGACTTTGCAGGAAAAGCTTGATTCTATAACGGTTAAGAATCCTTGCCAGCAGCCCCATGAAGATGCTAAAGATCCTGTTGAAGTCACTTCATTGAATGTTCAGAATGAAAAACTTAATCAAGAGCAACAAGAAGAGAAAGTGGCATCAGAAAAAGATTCATCTGAAGGTACTAGTGATGGAAGTCCCAAGGAACAGTTCTGTATGAAGGATGATGATGGTAGAAGTGAATCTCGGTCGCATGTTGATTCTGCATCAAGTGAGAGAACAAAGCCGCATGTTGATTCTGCATTAAGTGAGAGAACAAAGACCACAATGCTACCAAATGGATTAATCAATGAGGATAGCAGTCCTGTAATGGCTGCTGATGCATCGGATTCCACAAGTGATCTTGTTGACAAAACGGATTTGGAATGCAAATCAAAGTCAGAGGTCATCGACATTCCTATTGTGGTTGATAAACTTGATACCACTGCTTTGAAAGACTCACCTGTGGGAGCTAACGATGATAATATCAGTGACAATTCTGCAAGTGAAGGGTTAGATTCTGATATGCATGCATTGAAGGAGCTTCCAGTTGGAGTGCTTGATGAAGACACGGCTACATTTGAAGGGACTAATACATCTGGAAATGTACAAAGTGAAGTACATGCTGAAAACGAGGTATTCATTGAAGAACTCCCAGTCGGAGTGCTCGATGAAGAGACGGCTATATCTAAAGAGACAAATACCTCTGAGACTGAAGTACAAGCCGGAAATGAGGTATTCATTGAAGAACTTCCAGTCGGAGTGCTCGATGAAGACACAGCTACATCTGAAGAGACTAATACCTCTGAAAATGAAGTACAAGCTGGAAATGAGGTATTCATTAAAGAACTCCCGGTAGGACTGCTTGTCGAGGATCCGGAGAAATTTGAAGTAGAAATATCTAAACATGATGCAAAAGATACTCAATTAGAGCAACCACGGgtcgaagaaaaagaagatgttAAGTCTAGTGAGGAATCAGATGGTTGGGTAAAGATTGAGTTCCAGAAAGAAGATGATGGACACATAGCAGATACACCAATAGACACAGAAGAATCAGGAATTGGAATTGACTCTAAGTTACCACCTCTTGAAATTTCTGATCATGGGAATCAAGAAGCGAATGATCTAGATATcataatgatgaatgaaaagGAACCAGAAGAAAAGCTTGCACAGCAAGAAACAAAAGCTGATGTTCAAGACACTGCTGACAGAGAACCAACCGGTACAAAAACGAAAGTATCTGCAGATTTGAATGGTGACATGAGATTACTGGAAGAGAATGAGAAGCTAAGGAAGCTGATGAAGGAGTTGCTTGAAGCTGGGAATGAACAGATAAGTGTAATATCAACTTTGACTGGGAGAGTAAAAGATTTGGAGAAGAAACTAGCCAAAACTAAAAGGAGTAAGAAAGTGAGGACAAAGAGACATAAACCAGTAACTCCCAAAATGTCTTGGTCAATGTCTTGTTCAAACTCTTCTGAGTAA